The DNA window CTTCAGCAGGGCGCAGGCGGCGGCGAACTCCTGGCGCCGCAGCGCCGCCAGTTCCTCGTCGGAGCGGGCGCCGCCGCGGTTGCGCGCGGCCTGGCCGGGAGTCAGGCAGACGACGTAGGTCTCGACGCCGCGCTCGCGGTAGAGGGCGAGCGAGCCGCCGAAGCCTCCAGCCTCGTCGTCGGGATGGGCGGTGATGCAGAGCAGGCGGAGCATGATCCTTTGCTTGGATACAGGACGGCCAGGCGAGGATTCTAGTTCTCCGGCGGGTCGGCGTCTTCCTCCGCCATGAACTCCAGCATCTCCTGGGTTGCGGTAGCGTTCCAGACCGGGGCAAAGGACTGGCGGTGCAGGGGCGATGGGCCGTGCGAGCGCAGGCTGCGCAGGTGGTGGGGCGTGCTGTAGCCCTTATTGGCGGCCAGGCCGTAGGCGGGATAGAGCCGGTCGAACTCCTCCAGCATGCGATCGCGCTCCACCTTGGCCAGGATGGAAGCGGCAGCGATAGAGGCGGAGCGCGCGTCGCCGTGGATGATGGAGGTCTGGGGGCAGGGGTGCTCGAGGCGCATGGCATCCACCAGCAGGTGGTCGGGGGCGGGAGCGAGCTGCGTGACTGCTTCCAGCATGGCCAGGCGCGAGGCCTGGTAGATGTTGATGCGGTCGATCATGGCGGCGTCCACGGCCGCGACCGCCCGGGCCAGCGAGTGCTC is part of the Terriglobales bacterium genome and encodes:
- a CDS encoding PIG-L family deacetylase, whose translation is MLRLLCITAHPDDEAGGFGGSLALYRERGVETYVVCLTPGQAARNRGGARSDEELAALRRQEFAAACALLK
- a CDS encoding ribonuclease HII, producing MATPTQPDGSLPLSPAAAKLRLLKRLRCTLKFEKQAWAAGARRVAGVDEAGRGSLFGPVVAAAVILDPEHRIRGLRDSKLLTAARREELAEKIREHSLARAVAAVDAAMIDRINIYQASRLAMLEAVTQLAPAPDHLLVDAMRLEHPCPQTSIIHGDARSASIAAASILAKVERDRMLEEFDRLYPAYGLAANKGYSTPHHLRSLRSHGPSPLHRQSFAPVWNATATQEMLEFMAEEDADPPEN